In Pseudothermotoga hypogea DSM 11164 = NBRC 106472, the following are encoded in one genomic region:
- a CDS encoding DUF1156 domain-containing protein codes for MKKLLIPKVIQGSATELPYPDNYFDAVFTDPPYYDNVGYSYLSDFFYVWLKRSVGDLYPDLFVTPLTPKSKEIVAYSHREGGRDAGKRYFEEMLKKALKEIYRVLKPNGIATIVYTHKSTSGWETLITSLLESGLVVTASWPIDTEMESRLRAKESAALSSSIYFVCRKMERKSIGWLKDVKEEIKERVRQRLDRLWEEGISGADYFVAGIGSAIEVFGKYEKVMDYEGNVMTAAKLIDHVREIVTDYTVKKILHDGISAELSPLTRFYVLWRWTYGESKVEFDEARKLAQSTGIDIEREWNKGFIKKEKEFVRVLGPHERNLKDLENKTEMIDVLHRVLLLWKNGEKEEMKNVLFETGYGLRDAFYRVAQAISETLSIESKEKKLLDGFLSGKDKHLEELKSFRRGLFG; via the coding sequence ATGAAAAAACTCTTGATCCCCAAAGTTATTCAAGGCTCCGCCACAGAACTTCCCTACCCAGACAACTACTTCGATGCTGTTTTCACTGATCCGCCGTACTACGACAATGTGGGTTACTCTTACCTTTCGGACTTCTTCTACGTGTGGTTGAAAAGAAGTGTTGGAGATCTATACCCCGACTTGTTCGTAACGCCGTTGACGCCAAAATCCAAAGAGATCGTCGCCTATTCCCACAGAGAAGGAGGCCGAGATGCTGGTAAAAGGTACTTCGAGGAGATGCTCAAAAAGGCTCTCAAAGAGATATACAGGGTTTTGAAACCGAACGGCATCGCGACGATCGTCTACACGCATAAATCTACCTCCGGATGGGAAACACTCATCACATCACTTCTGGAATCCGGACTCGTGGTCACCGCCTCGTGGCCCATCGACACGGAGATGGAGTCGAGACTTAGGGCGAAAGAATCCGCGGCTTTGTCCTCTTCCATCTACTTCGTGTGCAGAAAGATGGAGAGGAAGTCCATCGGTTGGCTCAAAGACGTTAAAGAAGAGATAAAAGAACGCGTGCGACAGAGACTTGATAGGCTGTGGGAAGAAGGCATCAGTGGTGCGGACTACTTCGTTGCTGGGATAGGGTCAGCGATAGAGGTGTTTGGAAAGTACGAGAAGGTCATGGATTACGAGGGGAACGTCATGACGGCGGCGAAGCTGATCGATCATGTTAGGGAGATCGTCACTGATTACACCGTGAAGAAGATTCTACACGACGGCATTTCAGCAGAGCTTTCTCCGCTGACGAGGTTCTACGTGCTGTGGAGGTGGACCTACGGAGAGTCGAAGGTCGAGTTCGACGAAGCGAGAAAACTTGCCCAATCAACTGGAATCGACATAGAAAGAGAGTGGAACAAGGGTTTCATAAAGAAAGAAAAAGAGTTCGTGAGGGTCCTTGGACCCCACGAGAGGAATCTGAAAGATTTGGAGAACAAAACTGAAATGATAGACGTCCTGCACAGAGTGCTTCTGCTTTGGAAGAACGGGGAAAAAGAGGAGATGAAGAACGTGCTCTTCGAAACTGGATACGGTTTGAGAGACGCGTTCTACAGAGTGGCTCAAGCGATTTCGGAAACTCTATCGATCGAAAGCAAAGAGAAAAAGTTGCTGGACGGATTTTTGAGCGGTAAAGACAAACATTTAGAGGAACTGAAAAGCTTTAGGAGGGGGTTGTTCGGATGA
- a CDS encoding ATP-binding protein — translation MIAFTQVAIPHRDIIEGRLTMDVFAADLWQVKNNKGPIEYTDKDLFFRKTYETKGLRNLIEVAENRLMRGTGDPVIQLQTPFGGGKTHALIALYHKAKEWGVNVVVLDGTAFDAKEVRLWEEMERQLTGCEDKTKGDSAPGKDKLIELLSEGSPVLVLIDEILEYATKAAAIRVGDSNLASQTLAFLQELTGAVSSVGKALVVLTLPSSTPEHYDENAANLFLQLQKLVGRTERIYTPVLDDEIEYIVRKRLFERVDEEKAKQIVDDFVRYAVEEKLLKSEEASWYRERFLKSYPFKPDVIEVLYKRWGSFPTFQRTRGVLRLLALVVRDLIDKEIPFIRLGDFNLNDPEIERELTKHLGPEWESVIFQDITSPNSGAAAVDEEIQVSYKSYKLGSVVSTTIFMYSFSGKGEKGVTAQEIKNSVVYPTVPSSIVDTVLSKLREKLFYLSEEGWFFTNQPNLNNMLISREQNIDDEKVVERERQIIQEFARKDDRTLKVYVWPANHKDVPDDERLKLVVLKEPESRMEFLESCGDKPRVNRNVLFFLCPDEDQRIEFEKFLRSLIATEQVREEVTSLTENQKKQLEEKIKSLKSRLYEELRKYYRRLFVPVVADFQEIDLEIPAFGANSLVSEVCERLRSEGHIVQKIAPVLIKGRYLSNQDYVETKKLYEALLRTPGETRVVSKEVLAQGLAEGVKIGLFGLGRLGENGPMCDHFKKEVQVRLDEGEIVVSSELCSKISSSKEDAYKPTVQKETDQRISEDVAELKQEKKPERAYKSVHLKLNVPFGKVSEVVRTINYLQSRFSSINLQIDVKATGGSLDKDEYENRVKEALMQSNVKIEEEETEPW, via the coding sequence ATGATCGCCTTCACGCAGGTGGCGATACCCCACCGCGACATAATAGAAGGAAGACTCACCATGGACGTTTTCGCCGCCGATCTGTGGCAGGTGAAGAACAACAAGGGACCAATCGAATACACAGATAAAGACCTGTTCTTCAGGAAAACTTACGAAACGAAGGGCCTGAGAAACCTCATCGAGGTGGCTGAGAATCGTTTGATGAGGGGCACTGGAGATCCCGTGATTCAGTTGCAAACGCCGTTCGGCGGTGGCAAAACTCATGCCCTGATCGCTCTCTACCACAAGGCTAAAGAGTGGGGAGTGAATGTCGTCGTACTTGACGGGACAGCCTTCGATGCGAAGGAAGTGCGGCTCTGGGAGGAAATGGAGAGACAGCTCACAGGTTGCGAAGACAAGACCAAGGGGGACTCCGCCCCAGGGAAGGACAAGTTGATCGAGTTACTCTCTGAAGGTTCACCGGTTCTCGTGTTGATTGACGAAATCTTGGAGTACGCGACGAAAGCTGCGGCGATAAGAGTCGGTGATTCGAATTTGGCGTCCCAAACGCTGGCTTTCCTGCAGGAGTTAACGGGTGCTGTTTCTTCTGTGGGAAAAGCTCTTGTGGTTTTGACCTTGCCGTCGAGTACGCCAGAACACTACGACGAAAACGCGGCGAATCTGTTTCTACAGTTGCAAAAACTGGTGGGAAGGACCGAGAGAATCTACACACCAGTTTTAGATGACGAGATAGAGTACATCGTGAGGAAGAGACTCTTTGAAAGGGTCGACGAGGAGAAGGCGAAGCAGATCGTGGACGATTTCGTGCGATACGCTGTGGAGGAAAAACTCTTGAAGAGCGAGGAAGCATCGTGGTACAGGGAGCGTTTCTTGAAGAGCTATCCATTCAAGCCTGATGTGATCGAAGTCTTGTACAAGAGGTGGGGTTCTTTTCCCACGTTCCAAAGGACGAGGGGAGTTCTGAGGTTGCTCGCCTTGGTCGTTCGCGATTTGATAGATAAAGAAATCCCGTTCATAAGACTTGGGGATTTCAATCTGAATGATCCGGAGATAGAGAGAGAACTGACGAAACACCTTGGACCCGAATGGGAAAGCGTCATTTTTCAAGACATAACTTCGCCGAATTCCGGTGCAGCGGCGGTGGACGAGGAAATTCAGGTTTCTTACAAATCCTACAAGCTCGGGAGTGTCGTGAGCACCACGATCTTCATGTATTCATTTTCTGGCAAGGGAGAGAAAGGAGTGACGGCACAGGAAATCAAGAACAGCGTGGTCTACCCCACGGTGCCAAGTTCGATCGTGGACACAGTTCTGTCAAAATTGAGGGAGAAACTCTTCTATTTGTCCGAGGAAGGGTGGTTCTTCACCAATCAGCCGAACTTGAACAATATGTTGATCAGCAGGGAACAGAACATAGACGACGAGAAAGTCGTGGAGAGGGAAAGACAGATCATTCAAGAATTCGCGAGGAAAGATGATAGAACGCTCAAAGTTTACGTTTGGCCAGCGAATCACAAGGATGTTCCCGACGACGAGCGTTTGAAGCTCGTTGTGTTGAAGGAACCCGAGTCTCGAATGGAGTTCCTGGAGAGTTGTGGCGATAAACCTCGCGTGAACCGCAACGTGCTGTTCTTTCTCTGTCCAGACGAAGATCAAAGAATAGAGTTCGAAAAGTTCTTGAGGAGTTTGATAGCCACAGAGCAAGTACGGGAAGAAGTGACCAGTTTAACGGAGAATCAAAAAAAGCAGTTGGAAGAAAAAATAAAGTCGCTCAAATCAAGACTCTACGAAGAGCTAAGGAAGTACTATCGTAGGCTCTTCGTTCCTGTCGTTGCTGATTTCCAAGAAATCGATCTCGAGATTCCAGCTTTCGGTGCAAATTCGTTGGTATCCGAGGTATGCGAACGGTTGAGAAGTGAGGGACATATAGTTCAAAAGATAGCGCCGGTCTTGATCAAGGGGAGGTACCTGTCGAACCAGGACTATGTCGAGACGAAGAAACTGTACGAAGCTTTGTTGAGAACACCTGGAGAAACCAGGGTAGTTTCGAAGGAAGTCCTTGCGCAAGGTTTGGCAGAGGGTGTAAAGATAGGTCTATTCGGACTCGGAAGACTTGGAGAAAACGGGCCGATGTGTGATCATTTCAAAAAGGAAGTTCAAGTTCGACTTGACGAGGGAGAGATCGTAGTTTCGAGCGAGTTATGTTCGAAAATCTCCAGTTCGAAAGAAGACGCGTACAAACCCACGGTCCAGAAAGAAACGGATCAGAGGATTTCGGAGGATGTCGCCGAACTGAAGCAAGAGAAAAAGCCAGAACGTGCTTATAAGAGCGTCCACCTGAAGCTGAACGTTCCTTTCGGAAAGGTCTCAGAGGTCGTTAGAACGATCAACTATTTGCAAAGTAGATTCAGTAGCATCAACCTTCAAATCGATGTGAAGGCGACTGGCGGAAGCTTGGATAAAGACGAATACGAGAACAGAGTGAAAGAAGCACTGATGCAGAGCAATGTCAAGATCGAAGAAGAAGAGACTGAGCCATGGTGA